The following coding sequences lie in one Sulfuricurvum sp. genomic window:
- a CDS encoding uracil-DNA glycosylase encodes MNSYQNLALLENLYRLKALGFNYIDPISPNKPQEQTSTLPNSYDTLVTTIQKCHLCDLSKSRSQSMSGFGSQTPKILFLDAFVSSAEDESNSYYTGRSGSMLRDMIEKVLKLTIHDVYMTHAVKCKPFGFQQPSLSECNSCSPYLHKQLEILSPKIIVTLGEEAYRLLSHDESGYDHLIGQSIPYGNSIIIPMVHPSFLIRNPSFKPEAMRTLLSIKEALK; translated from the coding sequence ATGAACTCTTATCAAAACTTAGCCCTTCTAGAAAATCTTTATCGCCTCAAAGCTCTTGGTTTTAACTATATTGACCCTATTAGCCCCAATAAACCGCAAGAACAAACATCAACTCTCCCTAATTCCTACGATACTCTTGTAACAACGATTCAAAAATGTCATTTATGCGATCTGAGTAAATCACGCTCTCAAAGTATGAGCGGATTCGGTTCCCAAACCCCTAAAATTCTTTTTTTAGATGCGTTTGTCTCCAGTGCAGAAGATGAATCGAATAGCTATTACACGGGACGCTCAGGTTCGATGCTCCGTGATATGATTGAAAAAGTGCTAAAATTAACTATCCATGATGTCTACATGACCCATGCAGTTAAGTGTAAACCTTTCGGCTTTCAACAACCATCACTCAGTGAATGTAATAGTTGTTCACCCTATTTGCACAAACAACTCGAAATTTTATCTCCCAAAATCATTGTGACATTAGGGGAAGAGGCGTATCGTCTTTTGAGTCATGATGAAAGTGGATATGATCACCTTATAGGACAATCGATTCCCTACGGCAACAGCATTATTATTCCGATGGTTCATCCCAGTTTCTTGATTCGTAATCCCTCTTTCAAACCAGAAGCGATGCGTACCTTATTAAGTATTAAAGAGGCATTGAAATGA